The Salvelinus fontinalis isolate EN_2023a chromosome 31, ASM2944872v1, whole genome shotgun sequence genome has a window encoding:
- the LOC129829688 gene encoding cilia- and flagella-associated protein 100-like: protein MDAQEEMSVKDTAGAESPDSIEDRPPAIYKKQTAFRLAGPLISCSDTKPPVSARQREVRTARRNPFKLPADNIFLMRNKENEQRKLERQRQQTLKVHEKSTYAGRIQAKQANLRQELRQGQNEVYPTSCSKAVSTLRDDPAWRKAAILNSNDRENISEYITKKREMFLIEYSLAVKREVIHKLAEVATKEENRLQQAETFLDEDAAMFDEFLEENDKNSVEAIKIAEHETKAKLEKVAKIKRISGKMVAVKSDISKNEEILKEYTLYNGFLLKLSPTEWQERQQARRAMVDKIKAAIKEREAQLAEPAKPGRHRESMARDLPPVCDPRTPQRQSMMGTRESIKPIRKEVTVPVDESKLPEYEVRYVLCYILSKGSLCVCITPQEPELFFTDPQQLLDLLTDLEKQNLTLIQNSRETEETMEEFKHTMDNTRNKMDQETEQLTQQIDIIAHAIQREKDTAAELELKSRLFSLGKYMAEDQDMMLEALGRKVAEVYRSYAGESGANLTTLQMLTNIEGRLGELLEKVELVPKDRVLMAERAKEKERRLRLRVEKVRVQKMHQEERLRKTLERAQADTKRPTGKKLMPRSLPPVTEQLVNNDDGDTDMEKEKQLYFFT, encoded by the exons ATGGATGCTCAAGAAGAGATGTCTGTGAAGGATACCGCGGGAGCTGAGTCCCCGGACAGCATCGAAGACAGACCCCCAGCAATTTATA AGAAACAAACAGCCTTCAGACTAGCAGGTCCTCTCATCTCCTGCAGTGACACCAAGCCTCCAGTCTCAG cgagacagagagaagtgAGGACAGCGAGGAGGAATCCCTTCAAACTCCCGGCAGACAACATCTTCCTCATGAGAAACAAGGAAAATGAACAAAGGAAGCTG GAGCGCCAGCGACAGCAGACGCTGAAGGTCCATGAGAAGTCCACCTATGCTGGGAGGATACAAGCCAAGCAGGCTAACCTGAGGCAGGAGCTGAGACAGGGGCAGAATGAGGTGTACCCCACCTCCTGCAGCAAGGCTGTGTCCACCCTCAGGGATGATCCGGCATGGAGGAAAGCTGCCATCCTGA ACTCCAATGACAGGGAGAATATTAGTGAGTACATCACTAAGAAGAGGGAGATGTTTCTCATTGAG TACTCCCTGGCTGTGAAGAGGGAGGTGATTCACAAGCTGGCCGAGGTGGCCACCAAGGAAGAGAACAGGCTGCAGCAGGCGGAGACATTTCTGGACGAGGACGCGGCCATGTTTGATGAGTTCCTCGAGGAGAATGACAAGAACTCAGTGGAGGCAATCAAAAT TGCTGAACACGAGACCAAAGCCAAACTGGAGAAGGTTGCAAAGATCAAGAGGATCTCAGGCAAAATGGTGGCAGTGAAAAG TGACATCTCCAAGAACGAGGAGATCCTGAAGGAGTACACCCTGTACAATGGCTTCCTGCTGAAGCTGTCCCCTACAGAGTGGCAGGAGAGACAGCAGGCTCGCAGGGCCATGGTGGACAAGatcaaagctgccatcaaggagAGGGAGGCTCAGCTAGCCGAGCCAGCCAAACCCGGCAGAC ATAGAGAGAGTATGGCCAGGGACCTGCCTCCTGTATGTGACCCCAGGACTCCCCAGAGACAGAGTATGATGGGAACCAGAGAGAGTATCAAGCC aatcag GAAGGAGGTTACAGTACCGGTGGATGAGAGCAAACTGCCTGAATATGAGGTCAGATATGTTTTATGCTATATC CTAAGTAAAGGTTCACTGTGTGTATGTATTACCCCACAGGAGCCGGAGCTGTTCTTCACTGACCCTCAGCAGCTGTTGGACCTGCTGACAGACCTGGAGAAGCAGAACCTGACTCTGATCCAGAactccagagagacagaggagaccatgGAGGAGTTCAAACACACTATGGACAACACCCGCAACAAGAT GGACCAGGAGACAGAGCAGTTGACCCAGCAGATTGACATAATTGCCCATGCCAtccagagagagaaggacactGCTGCTGAGCTGGAGCTCAAATCACGACTCTTCTCCCTTGGGAAATACATGGCAGAGGACCAG GATATGATGCTGGAGGCCCTGGGCAGGAAAGTGGCTGAGGTGTACAGGAGCTATGCAGGGGAGAGTGGGGCCAACCTGACCACGCTGCAGATGCTGACCAACATCGAGGGCCGCCTGGGGGAGTTGCTGGAGAAGGTGGAGCTGGTTCCCAAGGACCGCGTGCTCATGGCCGAGAGGgccaaggagaaggagaggagactcaG GCTAAGGGTGGAGAAGGTTCGTGTGCAGAAGATGCACCAAGAGGAGCGCCTGCGTAAAACCTTGGAGAGAGCTCAGGCTGACACCAAGAGACCT ACGGGGAAGAAGCTGATGCCTCGCTCACTACCTCCGGTGACTGAGCAGTTAGTGAACAATGATGACGGAGAcactgacatggagaaggagaaGCAGCTCTACTTCTTCACCTGA